Sequence from the Thermithiobacillus tepidarius DSM 3134 genome:
ACCCGGCTGTCGCCGCTGGCCAGGATCTGCTCCACCACCCGGCGCTGCTGGTTGACCTTGATGGGATAGACGGCGGTGTAGCGGCCCGTGTAGCGATCGTCGGCCATGGCCTGGGCAAAGGCATTGCAGAGCGTCTCCACGCGCCGGTGCAGGATGTCCGAAAAACGCACCAGCACGGGCAGGGCGAGCCCGCCGCGCTTCAGCTCCCGGGCCAGTTCGAAGAGATCCACCCCAGGCTTGCCGGCGTCCCCGTCCGGGTAGGCCAGCAAGTGGCCTTCGGCGTTGATGTCGAAAAAACCGCCGCCCCAGTGCGGCACGTTGTACAGGTCCCGCGACCGCTCGATATCCCAGTCCGTCATTGCACCCTCCAAGCGCTTCGTGCCGGCAGTCTAGGGACAAGCCGGAGCCGGCGCAAGCCTGGCGCGGCGGCTTGGCTGCCCGGCCTCAGCGCACAGCCAAGCCGCCGCCCGCGTCCGGCGCAACGGCCGCCTGCCACGCCCGCAGGCGCCGGTCCATGCGCCGCACGTGGCCGCCGGCCCAGAACACCTTGTCGCAGCATGGACAATAGCGCAGCTCGCGCACGGCTGCGCGCGCGCCGGGCGGCACCTGCGCCCACAGCGCGGGGGCCGCGTCCGTCAGCTCCGTGTTGCACACGAGACAGCGGCTGAAGGGCCGGTGCAGCCAGTCCAGATCCAGCCGCGCGGCCAGTTCATGGGCGCAGGCCTCCAGCTCGTTGGCGCGCAGGAGCAGCACGACGCCCGCGGCGTTGCGGTGCTCGAGCAGCTTGCGGTCGCGGGTGACGAGCAGACGGCCCTCGCCGGCCGCCCGTTCGAGCAGGCTGCGATCATTCCGGCCGTCGGCCTCGATCAGGGTATCGTAGCCGGCGGCGCGCAGCCAGCGCGCCAAGCCCTTGAGCATCTCGTCGCAAAGGAATTTCATGGGGCCGCCGGCGTATCCAGAAAAGCGCGCAGCACCGCCGTCCAGGCCTGCGCCAGGTTGTGGCGATTGTAGCCGCCGCCGCCCAACGCGAGAATGCGCCCCGCGCAACACTCCTCCGCCAAGCGGCACAGGTGGGTCGCGGCGAAGGCGTGGGCCTCGGCGGAATAGCGCAGGTGGGTAATGGGATCATCGGCGAGACTGTCGGCGCCGCACTGGAACAGGATGAACTCCGGCTCGGCGGCGCGCACGAAGGCCTCCACCCAGTGCCAGGCATCGAAGAAGGCCGTGTCGTCCGCCCCCGGGCTCATGGGCACGTTGAGCTTGCTGCCCGCCGCCGCGCCCTGTCCGGTCTCCTCCGCCGCGCCCGTGCCCGGGTAGAGATAGCGGCCGTCTTCGTGCATGTCCGCGAAAATGAGCTCGGGATCAGCCTCGAAGGCGTAGAACACGCCGTCGCCGTGGTGCGCGTCGATATCCACGTAGGCGACCCGCCGGATGCCGTGATGCGCGCGCAGGGCCTCGATGATCACGCCGCAGTCATTGAAGACGCAGAAGCCGGCGGCAGCGTCGCGCCGGGCATGGTGCAGGCCGCCAATGGGCACGAAAGCGCGCCGGCAGCGGCCGGCCAGGATGCGCGCCACGGCATCCAGGCCGGAGCCGACCACGTGGGCTGCCGCCTCGTAGACGCCCGGGTAGGCCGGCGTATCGCCGAAATCCAGATAGCCGGCACCACTGGCGGACTGCGCCTTGACCCGCTCCACGTAGTCGTGGGTGTGGAAGAGCTCGATGGCATCCTGGCCGGCCGCAACCGGCGGGCAGACGCAAACCCGCTCGTCCAGGCCGCGGCGCTGCGCCTCGCGCCAGAAGGTATCCAGGCGGTCCGGCCCGAACGGGTGGCCATGGCCGAAGCCGTAGCGGGCCAGCGGCTCGCCCACATAAACGCAGACTGCAGGATCGTTCTTCATTTTCTGCCACCCGAAAACACGTGGTACTGACAAAGGCGGATACGCGGCCGGCGGGTTTTGACTATGCTTTATTGAAAGTAGACAAAAAGCACAAGAAGCGGTTCTGCTCAGCCCTTTTTATCCTGCTGTCCTCGTACACAGCGCCCGGCTGCCCGCGCTGCGGGAGCAGCTCGACGGTGGCCGGTCCGGACATGGAATCGGATACCTTGCGAACACTGTGCGGCCCACTCAAGAA
This genomic interval carries:
- a CDS encoding acetoin utilization protein AcuC produces the protein MKNDPAVCVYVGEPLARYGFGHGHPFGPDRLDTFWREAQRRGLDERVCVCPPVAAGQDAIELFHTHDYVERVKAQSASGAGYLDFGDTPAYPGVYEAAAHVVGSGLDAVARILAGRCRRAFVPIGGLHHARRDAAAGFCVFNDCGVIIEALRAHHGIRRVAYVDIDAHHGDGVFYAFEADPELIFADMHEDGRYLYPGTGAAEETGQGAAAGSKLNVPMSPGADDTAFFDAWHWVEAFVRAAEPEFILFQCGADSLADDPITHLRYSAEAHAFAATHLCRLAEECCAGRILALGGGGYNRHNLAQAWTAVLRAFLDTPAAP
- a CDS encoding DUF5615 family PIN-like protein — its product is MKFLCDEMLKGLARWLRAAGYDTLIEADGRNDRSLLERAAGEGRLLVTRDRKLLEHRNAAGVVLLLRANELEACAHELAARLDLDWLHRPFSRCLVCNTELTDAAPALWAQVPPGARAAVRELRYCPCCDKVFWAGGHVRRMDRRLRAWQAAVAPDAGGGLAVR